AATATGACGCGTTACCTTTGTGCTTTAACAGGTGTAAGTAGAAGTGGATACTATGCCTGGCTTCAAAATTCGGAGAAACATGCGATTCGTGAAGAGCAAGATTATCAAGATTATTTATTACTAAGATGCATTTATGATGCATTCAAAGGGAAAATTGGGTATCGAGGACTTTACATGGCATTGGAAGAACTAGTGGTGACACCGATGAATCACAAAAAGATTCTCCGCTTAATGAGAAAGTATAATTTCTTTGCGAAAGTGCGTCGAGCAAACCCATATAAATATATTGCGAAAGCAACACAGGCACATCGTACGGTTCCTAACCATTTGAATCGAGCATTCAATCAAGATGAGCCCGGAAAAGTATATTTAACTGATATTACTTATTTACAGTACCGTAATGGTCAAACAGCTTATTTATCTTGTATCAAAGATGTAGCAACCAGGGAAATCGTCGCTTATGAACTTTCGACTAGCTTGAAAATGGGATTGGTTTATCGCACATTAGATAAATTAGAAGAGACATTAGACGGAAATATTCACCCAGAAGCAATGATCCATTCAGATCAAGGTGTCCATTATACACATCCAGAGTATCAAGGACGCGTTAAGAAAATAGGCTTACTTCAGTCGATGTCACGTCGAGGAAACTGTTTAGATAACGCACCAATGGAGTCTTTCTTTGGGCATTTTAAAGATGAAGTAGATTATGAGGAAGCATGTAATTTACGTGAATTAAGGGAAATGATAGACGAATACTTGGAGCATTATAATACGACGCGCAAACAATGGACGTTAAAAAAGATGACTCCGGCACAATACCGAAGTCACCTAATTGCAGCCTAGACTGTAAAAAGTCCTTTTTATTAAACTGTCCGTAAATAAGGGTTCAGTTCAGACAGGTGCACACTCATTTCATATGGGGGATGAAGAACAAATTGACTGGATTATGACGAAACAGCTTTTATAATGTGTGCTCATTGCAATACAAGTGATATCGGTTGATGCAATTGATAGGAAAGCCCGTCATAAAAAAGAAAAACACATCAAAAAAAGTAACGGGTTCGGTTGATGGGGAGAATAGTGCACTTAACAACGTAAATAACAGGTTAATCAACATATATTTCAAAAGTGAATTAGCTATAAAAAAACAAGTAAAAACGCTCAGAATCTGAGCGTTTTTTGGCGAAATATTTTACTATCTTTATTGAACTTTATTTCGTTTGTTAACTTCAATCGTAATGAACTCCGGCAAATAGCTGGGAGTACATCCTTTTGATACTATTTCATCTTTGTAAAGACCCGTTTTCTCACCAAGTT
This window of the Sporosarcina ureilytica genome carries:
- a CDS encoding IS3 family transposase (programmed frameshift) codes for the protein MSKIIFNEIQRKQLESNPNVASVSDRAIQYNAEFKIRAVKKNMNGKGPTQIFMENGFNLDVIGAKKAQSAISRWKNTYKTLGEQGFLEERRGKGGTGRPSTKDISSEKKLEKAEARIKYLEAELELPKKARGTRKAGEEVILAPREKYALINEVIRKYQLKNMTRYLCALTGVSRSGYYAWLQNSEKHAIREEQDYQDYLLLRCIYDAFKGKIGYRGLYMALEELVVTPMNHKKILRLMRKYNFFAKVRRANPYKYIAKATQAHRTVPNHLNRAFNQDEPGKVYLTDITYLQYRNGQTAYLSCIKDVATREIVAYELSTSLKMGLVYRTLDKLEETLDGNIHPEAMIHSDQGVHYTHPEYQGRVKKIGLLQSMSRRGNCLDNAPMESFFGHFKDEVDYEEACNLRELREMIDEYLEHYNTTRKQWTLKKMTPAQYRSHLIAA